From Tepidimicrobium xylanilyticum, the proteins below share one genomic window:
- a CDS encoding acyl-CoA thioesterase, translating into MEVCTTIRVRYKETDQMGVVYHGNYFTWFDIGRTEFFREFNMEYGNLEKVGVLLPVIEANCKYIIPAKYDDEIIINTKLVKLKGVRLEFEYTLVRKWDNALIATGNTVHAFVDRNLKPINFRKKYREIWGLLESKVEIG; encoded by the coding sequence GTGGAAGTATGTACAACTATTAGAGTGCGATATAAAGAAACAGATCAAATGGGAGTTGTGTATCACGGCAACTACTTTACTTGGTTTGATATAGGTAGAACTGAATTCTTTAGAGAGTTTAATATGGAATATGGGAATTTGGAAAAAGTTGGAGTCCTTTTACCTGTAATTGAAGCAAATTGCAAATATATAATTCCTGCTAAATATGATGATGAAATAATAATAAATACAAAATTGGTAAAACTAAAAGGAGTAAGGTTAGAATTTGAATATACCTTAGTAAGGAAGTGGGACAATGCATTGATTGCAACTGGAAATACAGTTCATGCATTTGTTGACAGAAATTTAAAACCCATAAACTTTAGGAAAAAATACAGAGAAATATGGGGGCTTTTAGAATCAAAGGTTGAAATAGGATAG